The following coding sequences lie in one Polyodon spathula isolate WHYD16114869_AA unplaced genomic scaffold, ASM1765450v1 scaffolds_1250, whole genome shotgun sequence genomic window:
- the si:dkey-103g5.4 gene encoding uncharacterized protein si:dkey-103g5.4 isoform X3: protein MKPAPAWSCLLFLLCGKSCTSSSLSSDSRQGSCGAGTTCTGEGSNHSRCQAGFYCPEGSAVPVPCPKGSFGPTEAALSANDCLRCPVDFFNHLEGQAACFTCGSEARQPQEGQESCLCLGEGQEFQVSDSQCPCLSGYRPAGQGSRLCVQQVYEICRDGSTRNQEGACLTQEQWKEYCALQVCSSPSDYQGYDKALGLCLCGFEDVDTVCNRECRRRQRHIIQLLCRETFQLQISDNGNKVKASVNTIETFTSSWDSIRMQRCAPKKDYAVPVYLVQTKALGFLGVLNPDPKEIQNLFWTSRKAKSHPNITSKSSGNAPHYNKTAGGNDTLGGADKHSTAHPDFQFAGILNPTACLSVGDVLVFIVSKEHYPVYDVGNLLNTNSKFDWGGFRALAEEMSLSQAASKLFSFPFTQPGVYVLKLNSNQHKKMSLRVMPVGGQCYEEGPFFPTIPRHVIQIGIARSRTASLLLRPDWPVIVGLLIGALVIFSVCVTLLILFREFGWPEKKPADPKYRKLHLKYNFDDYSSKGSTVLALKKLHRRLQRQECEEELGTGAPQVDEFWDYEQQIDLEAFDTNLFYGILLKHTVSVTTKLSQLKDEVKVLYQKTLRETESLKELLVSWTNLSGKGKLVGTAVLESFETKCREVEAEVGRRKALAVEFGRLQEKQLQLLAEDWRSREEHHVSFSAALLEAQRLLEQLCELEGRACLPEEEGSASLLTQRLASLLAQMSEEVTRECQRLGAWGVLGDGTGAHLLSRSKAEILTREDLLAPDGTVRACDVVHIDPLTGLIVPNADAQMLSASGSPVPVPRDLCVNPHTGKLLPVAGNVAFDPRRSTLVFTADCRAGELSKWEEPPIPFVPFPVCSRTGLPVKCTLGGLNPGRDLKLGGPMADPATGVPVPTLGVTIHPHTGRVHPLGGTYVSPLTKLLESIEIGGVMVHHHTGHVLPIIGVSLDPHSGCVIPVGGVLSPSGAPLLMGDTFTEPLSGKAARISGASLKGAQVVPHGGGYQASLDALTLACRVRVTACLNQCRASLQEHSLLKESTGELAKAWRRSQLCLIHTACELERQRERTRSLADSGGSWGLMKYPGTQLLLPAVAGVGYPDPGGSGMEVPLLGVQGDGSRGELIPLAGTMEDPDGKGLVPISIGARAVDPVTGEIAPVVGARFDPCRNTVVPKTQTCSRSLRGKTSLQVVDLLEREMKLRDEYWKDQRQKEEELLRGLTDLLQNYCSTNARGGKEKARWKDHITVLRGLCVCVCVLQARWKDHITVLRGLCVGLQGASLAETQRRAFQASDLSFAMPSQVIYIMTKVDREEGEQHTRFAAVFGEMLEKVSQASDKMKQEEDRLRAQAQQSRIQPGEQGVNLKYRKVHSRLLKDSWETLLRRQAGVDVALCRLLYLRELSYLHAVTGKTLLSGSSYWSGDYQMIRHQPTENPQRASEAKQRELIPLLEQLLPLLQENRVLHLSPGTPRPASGHSSTRSHRLISERTALETSSRAWTTSVPADKGRSAVFLRDSSEGASEFHRSVEIQTQALDEMPAAETQLIPTTREAATPKETLPTSATVDKHGKARPSDRKNPHKWQRLLQRSPLFQLLKELDGGLRASAQAAGLILPEEEGKTRAAADRPFLELLDAQWVCEGELTPLNIQSLTAREITVYQHGQSLLRSLQTHIHAPVVTLLLATSLPSNNYTSNAFRHSFFYQEAQKILFIRRQRLQSVGGFTLLLLHCVSHIAAGGMTSDSCPVFLRLFYQALEASFSELYSSCSHSPVLTDILQQGEPCSEGAQSALAGLLQGPTSRAFPQQKYNEAAVYSKIESLVKSKMVEMKREYFTQPSRRSGPRNDVDRGPQRRCGRGEAGLPLSADEIQEKVDRLNEEMSELLGCEYRGKRKGSLPEAAATQPCPPPCRESLLRHIEELERECGLSRGCENNPSG from the exons ATGAAGCCAGCCCCAGCCTGGAGCTGCTTGCTCTTTCTATTGTGTGGAAAGTCCTGCACTTCATCCAGCCTGAGCTCAGACTCCAGGCAGGGAAGCTGTGGCGCTGGAACCACCTGCACAGGAGAGGGAAGCAACCACAGCCGGTGCCAAGCAG GGTTTTACTGTCCAGAAGGAAGCGCAGTTCCTGTCCCGTGTCCCAAAGGCAGCTTTGGCCCCACTGAAGCAGCACTGAGTGCAAACGACTGTCTCAGGTGTCCTGTGGACTTCTTCAATCACCTGGAGGGCCAGGCAGCTTGCTTTACCTGCGGCTCGGAGGCCAGGCAGCCCCAAGAGGGGCAGGAGAGCTGCCTGTGCCTTGGAGAAGGACAGGAGTTCCAG GTCAGTGACAgtcagtgcccctgtctctcagGGTACAGGCCGGCAGGGCAGGGCTCCAGGCTGTGTGTGCAGCAGGTCTATGAGATCTGCAGGGATGGGAGCACCAGGAACCAGGAGGGGGCCTGCCTTACCCAGGAGCAGTGGAAAGAGTACTGTGCACTCCAG gtctgctcctctccctctgactATCAGGGTTATGACAAAGCCCTGGGGCTGTGCTTGTGTGGATTTGAAGACGTGGACACTGTGTGCAACAGAGAGTGTCGGAGGAGGCAGAGACACATCATCCAGCTCCTCTGCAGAGAAACCTTCCAGCTGCAGATCAGTGACAATGGAAACAAG GTGAAAGCGTCAGTCAACACCATTGAAACCTTCACAAGCAGCTGGGATTCTATCAGAATGCAAAGATGTGCTCCAAAGAAGGACTACGCTGTGCCAGTGTACCTCGTACAAACAAAGG CGCTGGGATTTCTGGGGGTGTTGAATCCCGATCCTAAAGAGATACAAAACTTGTTCTGGACGAGCAGGAAGGCAAAAAGTCACCCAAATATAACTTCAAAGAGTTCTG gAAACGCCCCTCACTACAATAAAACAGCTGGGGGAAACGACACCCTCGGTGGAGCTGATAAACATTCCACAGCCCACCCAGACTTCCAGTTTGCAGGGATTTTAAACCCCACAGCGTGCCTTAGTGTTGGAGACGTCCTCGTATTCATTGTATCAAAGGAACACTATCCTGTTTACGATGT CGGTAATCTGCTCAACACTAACAGCAAGTTTGACTGGGGAGGATTCAGAGCGCTGGCAGAGGAGATGAGTCTCTCTCAAGCTGCCTCAAAGCTGTTCTCCTTCCCCTTCACCCAGCCTGGGGTGTATGTACTGAAACTGAACAGCAACCAGCATAAGAAGATG TCCCTCAGAGTGATGCCTGTGGGAGGCCAGTGTTACGAGGAAGGCCCGTTCTTCCCGACCATTCCTCGGCATGTGATCCAAATCGGTATCGCCCGGAGCCGAACTGCCAGCCTCCTGCTCCGTCCAGACTGGCCCGTCATTGTGGGCCTGCTGATCGGAGCTCTTGTCATCTTCAGTGTGTGCGTGACGCTGCTG attttattcaGGGAGTTTGGATGGCCTGAAAAGAAGCCAGCAGACCCAAAGTATAGGAAACTGCATCTCAAATACAACTTTGACGATTATTCTTCGAAAGGATCCACGGTCCTCGCTTTGAAAAAGCTCCATCGCAGGCTGCAGAGACAGGAGTGTGAAGAGGAGCTGGGAACTGGGGCTCCACAAG TCGATGAGTTCTGGGACTATGAGCAGCAGATTGACCTGGAAGCGTTTGACACAAATCTGTTCTACGGAATCCTGCTGAAGCACACTGTCTCCGTGACAACAAAACTCAGCCAGCTTAAAGATGAG GTGAAAGTTTTATATCAGAAAACACTGCGTGAAACAGAGTCCCTGAAGGAGCTCTTGGTGAGCTGGACTAACCTGTCTGGAAAGGGAAAGCTCGTTGGTACAGCGGTGCTggagagctttgaaacaaagtgCCGGGAG GTGGAGGCAGAGGTGGGCCGCAGGAAGGCCCTGGCTGTGGAGTTTGGCAGGCTCCAGGAGAAACAGCTGCAGCTGCTGGCTGAGGACTGGAGGAGCCGAGAGGAGCACCATGTGAGCTTCAGCGCCGCCCTGCTGGAAGCTCAGCGGCTGCTGGAGCAGCTCTGTGAGCTGGAAGGCcgtgcctgcctgcctgaggAGGAGGGCAGTGCCAGCCTGTTAACCCAGCGCCTCGCCTCGCTGCTTGCCCAGATGTCAGAGGAGGTGACACGGGAGTGCCAGAGACTGGGAGCCTGGGGGGTGCTGGGGGACGGCACTGGGGCTCATCTCCTATCCAGAAGCAAAGCAGAGATCCTGACAAGAGAGGACCTGCTGG CTCCTGACGGGACAGTGCGAGCTTGTGATGTGGTCCACATTGACCCCCTGACCGGACTGATCGTCCCGAACGCTGATGCTCAGATGCTGTCAGCCAGTGGCTCCCCCGTGCCGGTGCCCCGGGACCTCTGTGTGAACCCCCACACCGGGAAGCTCTTACCTGTCGCAGGTAACGTGGCCTTCGACCCAAGGAGATCCACACTGGTCTTCACTGCAGACTGCAGAGCAG GCGAGCTCAGTAAGTGGGAGGAGCCTCCCATCCCGTTTGTTCCATTTCCGGTGTGCAGCAGGACTGGGCTGCCAGTGAAATGTACTCTGGGAGGATTAAACCCTGGGAGGGACCTGAAGCTCGGGGGGCCCATGGCAGATCCAGCAACAGGGGTTCCAGTGCCCACGCTGGGGGTCACTATTCACCCTCACACTGGCCGTGTACACCCCCTGGGAGGCACCTACGTCAGCCCGCTCACAAAGCTGCTGGAGTCCATTGAGATCGGAGGGGTCATGGTGCACCACCACACTGGACATGTGCTTCCTATCATTGGAGTGAGCCTGGATCCCCACTCCG GTTGCGTGATTCCAGTCGGCGGGGTGCTCAGTCCCTCTGGTGCCCCCCTGCTTATGGGAGACACCTTCACGGAGCCCCTGAGTGGGAAGGCAGCCCGTATCTCCGGGGCCAGCCTCAAGGGGGCGCAGGTGGTGCCGCACGGAGGGGGCTACCAGGCCTCACTGGACGCCCTGACGCTGGCCTGCAGGGTGCGAGTGACAGCCTGCCTGAATCAGTGCAGAGCTTCTCTTCAGGAGCACAGTTTGCTGAAGGAATCGACGGGAGAGCTGGCTAAGGCTTGGAGAAGAAGCCAGCTGTGCCTCATACACACTGCGTGTGAGCTGGAGCGACAGCGGGAGCGCACCAGGAGCCTCGCAGACAGCGGAGGGAGCTGGG GGCTCATGAAGTATCCAGGGACACAGCTGCTCCTCCCCGCTGTGGCTGGAGTGGGGTACCCCGACCCGGGAGGCTCAGGAATGGAGGTGCCCCTCCTGGGGGTGCAGGGAGACGGGAGCAGGGGGGAGCTGATCCCTCTCGCAGGAACCATGGAGGATCCAGACGGGAAAG GGCTTGTTCCTATCAGTATTGGAGCCAGAGCTGTGGATCCAGTTACTGGGGAAATCGCTCCCGTCGTGGGGGCTCGCTTTGACCCCTGCAGAAACACTGTGGTGCCCAAAACTCAAACCTGTAGCCGCTCTCTGAGAGGAAAAACAAGCTTACAAGTG GTTGATTTGCTGGAAAGGGAAATGAAGTTAAGAGATGAATACTGGAAGGACCAAAGGCAGAAAGAAGAAGAACTCCTAAGAGGCTTGACCGATTTACTGCAGAATTACTGCAGCACTAACGCAAGGGGCGGGAAGGAGAAG gctcGCTGGAAGGATCACATCACTGTTCTcagagggctgtgtgtgtgtgtgtgtgttttgcaggctcGCTGGAAGGATCACATCACTGTTCTCAGAGGGCTGTGTGTTGGGCTGCAGGGGGCCTCTCTGGCTGAGACACAGCGAAGGGCATTTCAAGCATCGGATCTGTCCTTCGCAATGCCGTCACAAGTCATCTACATCATGACTAAAG TTGACAGGGAGGAAGGGGAGCAGCACACCCGCTTTGCAGCTGTGTTCGGGGAGATGCTGGAGAAGGTAAGCCAGGCTTCAGACAAGATGAAGCAGGAGGAGGACAGACTGAGAGCCCAGGCCCAGCAGAGCAGGATTCAGCCGGGAGAGCAGGGTGTGAATCTCAAGTACAGGAAG GTGCACAGCCGCTTGCTGAAGGACTCTTGGGAGACCCTGCTGAGGAGACAGGCTGGTGTAGACGTGGCTTTGTGCAGGCTGCTGTACCTGCGGGAGCTGTCCTACCTGCACGCCGTCACAGGGAAG ACCCTGTTATCTGGATCATCATATTGGTCTGGCGATTATCAGATGATCCGCCACCAACCCACTGAAAACCCCCAGAGAGCTTCAGAAGCAAAGCAGCGGGAGTTAATCCCCTTACTGGAGCAGCTGCTGCCCTTGCTGCAAGAGAACAGAGTGCTCCACCTCTCCCCTGGGACCCCCCGGCCAGCCTCCG GTCACTCCAGCACACGGTCACACCGTCTCATTTCAGAGAGGACTGCTTTGGAAACTTCATCCAGAGCTTGGACTACCTCTGTCCCAGCAGACAAAG GGCGCTCTGCTGTCTTTCTGAGGGACTCTTCTGAAGGTGCTTCTGAGTTTCACAGATCAGTGGAAATCCAGACCCAAGCTTTAGATGAAATGCCAGCAGCAGAAACGCAACTGATTCCTACAACAAGAGAAGCAGCCACTCCGAAAGAGACGCTGCCCACATCAGCGACAGTCGACAAGCATGGAAAAGCCAGACCGTCTGACCGGAAAAATCCACACA AGTGGCAGCGGCTGCTGCAGCGCTCTCCGCTGTTCCAGCTGCTGAAGGAGCTCGATGGGGGACTGAGGGCCAGTGCGCAAGCTGCAGGACTGATCCTACCAGAGGAAGAAGGGAAGACAAGAGCAG CCGCTGACAGGCCCTTCCTGGAGCTGCTGGACGCGCAGTGGGTGTGTGAGGGGGAGCTGACTCCACTCAACATACAGAGTCTGACAGCTCGAGAGATCACTGTGTATCAGCATGGCCAGTCCCTGCTTCGCTCCCTGCAGACACACATTCAC GCCCCTGTGGTCACTCTGCTGCTTGCCACCAGTCTGCCTTCAAACAACTACACCAGCAATGCCTTCCGTCACTCATTCTTCTACCAG GAAGCTCAGAAGATCTTGTTCATTCGAAGGCAGCGGCTGCAGTCTGTGGGCGGCTTCACCCTCCTGCTCCTTCACTGTGTGTCTCACATTGCAGCAGGGGGCATGACCAGTGACTCCTGCCCTGTCTTTCTGCGCCTCTTTTACCAG GCTCTGGAAGCCAGTTTCAGTGAGCTGTACTCCTCGTGCTCACACTCTCCTGTCCTGACGGATATCCTCCAGCAGGGGGAGCCGTGCAGTGAGGGAGCTCAGAGTGCGCTTGCTGGGCTGCTGCAGGGCCCCACCAGCAGGGCGTTTCCACAACAG AAGTACAATGAAGCTGCCGTCTACAGCAAGATCGAGAGCCTGGTGAAAAGCAAAATGGTGGAAATGAAGCGAGAATATTTCACACAGCCTTCGAGAAGAAGCGGCCCCCGAAACGACGTGGACAGGGGGCCACAAAGAAG GTGTGGCCGAGGAGAAGCAGGTCTGCCTCTGAGCGCCGATGAGATCCAGGAGAAGGTGGACCGTTTGAATGAAGAGATGTCAGAGCTGCTGGGCTGTGAATACAGGGGGAAGAGGAAGGGAAGTCTCCCTGAAGCAGCAGCCACACAGCCCTGCCCTCCGCCCTGCAGAGAATCCCTGCTGAGACACATCGAGGAGCTGGAGAGGGAGTGTGGGCTGAGCAGAGGCTGTGAAAACAATCCAAGCGGCTAG